The following proteins are co-located in the Fructilactobacillus carniphilus genome:
- a CDS encoding amino acid ABC transporter permease, which yields MGYINQVLPSLLEGLKMTLGVFVLTLVGSLPLGVIVAILQKSPLKILRWIIDTYITIMRGTPLLLQIVFVYYGLSLANLITLPRFEAAVFTFILNYAAYFAEIFRGGMQAVPAGQYAGAKVLGFSRLQTMWYITLPQVVKTVMPSVGNEVINLIKDTSLVYVIGLGDLMRAGNIAVSRDVTLIPYLLVGAMYLGLTIILTIAMRYIEKRLNYYR from the coding sequence ATGGGTTACATCAATCAAGTTTTACCCAGTTTATTGGAAGGGTTAAAAATGACGCTGGGCGTGTTCGTCTTGACGTTAGTGGGTTCATTGCCGTTAGGAGTAATTGTTGCCATCCTGCAAAAATCACCGCTAAAAATTTTGCGCTGGATTATTGATACCTACATCACCATCATGCGGGGAACACCGCTCCTGCTGCAAATTGTGTTTGTCTACTACGGGTTAAGTCTCGCCAACCTGATTACGCTACCCCGGTTTGAGGCTGCGGTCTTTACTTTCATTTTGAACTACGCCGCTTACTTTGCCGAAATCTTTCGGGGTGGGATGCAGGCCGTTCCAGCTGGTCAATATGCCGGAGCCAAGGTGCTCGGCTTTAGTCGGCTACAAACGATGTGGTACATCACGTTACCGCAGGTGGTGAAAACCGTGATGCCATCGGTGGGAAACGAAGTAATCAACCTGATAAAGGATACCTCGCTAGTTTATGTCATTGGACTGGGGGACCTGATGCGGGCCGGAAACATTGCCGTATCACGGGACGTTACCTTAATTCCATATCTATTAGTCGGAGCAATGTACCTCGGGTTGACCATCATCTTAACCATCGCAATGCGTTACATTGAAAAACGGCTCAACTACTACCGTTAG
- a CDS encoding amino acid ABC transporter substrate-binding protein codes for MKRKNKLIIGNLVVLALLGLVLGTVYYRFNHRTDSWKSLQNEKTLKIGIDDTFVPMGFRDKNNKLVGYDVEMARAACKKLGLKPDFQVIDWSMKETELNTHHIDAIWNGYTVTPERKEHVAFTKPYHRTGQVLLTRADSGVNQPQDMRGKQLGVQSGSSGFTLFQTHPQDLKQYLTSAPVQYDTFDKAINDVQVGRLGAVLIDEDYARYYLAHSHPKIPLKIVPTNFPPDEMAVGVRKEDKTLRKKLNWAIQELHRDGTEQRLARKYFGTPQPPQQQQQPQPMQKP; via the coding sequence ATGAAGAGAAAAAACAAGCTCATCATCGGAAATTTAGTGGTGCTGGCCCTCCTGGGTTTAGTCCTCGGAACCGTGTATTATCGGTTTAACCACCGGACCGATAGTTGGAAGAGCCTCCAAAATGAGAAAACGCTTAAGATTGGGATTGATGATACCTTTGTCCCAATGGGATTTCGGGATAAAAACAATAAATTGGTCGGTTACGACGTGGAAATGGCCCGGGCTGCTTGTAAGAAGCTCGGGTTGAAACCCGACTTTCAAGTGATTGACTGGTCCATGAAGGAAACCGAACTAAACACCCACCACATTGATGCCATTTGGAACGGGTACACGGTAACGCCCGAACGGAAGGAACACGTGGCCTTCACTAAGCCTTATCACCGAACGGGACAGGTCTTGTTAACCCGGGCTGATTCGGGAGTGAACCAACCCCAAGACATGCGGGGGAAGCAACTCGGAGTGCAATCGGGATCGTCCGGATTCACGCTCTTTCAAACGCACCCGCAAGATCTAAAACAATACTTAACTAGTGCGCCTGTGCAGTATGATACCTTTGATAAGGCCATCAACGACGTACAGGTGGGACGGCTGGGAGCGGTGTTAATCGATGAGGATTACGCTCGCTATTACCTGGCTCACAGTCACCCGAAGATTCCGTTAAAGATTGTCCCGACGAACTTCCCACCGGATGAAATGGCCGTGGGAGTGCGGAAGGAAGACAAGACCTTGCGGAAGAAACTCAACTGGGCCATCCAGGAATTACACCGGGATGGAACGGAACAGCGTTTGGCACGCAAGTACTTTGGTACGCCACAACCACCGCAACAACAGCAGCAACCGCAACCAATGCAAAAACCATAA
- the gndA gene encoding NADP-dependent phosphogluconate dehydrogenase encodes MADKKANIGVVGMAVMGKNLALNIESRGYTVAIYNRSASKTEQVMKDHSDKNLIPSYNIEDFVNSIEAPRTILLMVKAGAPTDAVINEILPLLDKGDTLIDGGNTNFHDTIARNKELAKSGINFIGMGVSGGELGALQGPSLMPGGQKEAYDRVAPILEKIAAKAKDGKPCVAYIGPDGAGHYVKMVHNGIEYGDEELIDESFNILRNAAGYSVDDLAKIFADWNKGELNSYLIEITADILTRKDDLGDDKNKPIVDMILDRGANKGTGKWSSEDALDEGAPQSVITEAVYARFVSMLKDERMAAAKVLNGPSKKPTYNGDDIVEDMRQALYFGKIMSYAQGFEQMRMASASHDWNLKYGELAQIWREGCIIRAQFLDEITKAFEKTPDLNNLLMDPFFGDIANKYQDAARRILAFATEYGIPVPSLAGAVSYFDSYRAEVLPANLLQAQRDYFGAHTYERVDRPGSFHYPWYKEQ; translated from the coding sequence ATGGCTGACAAGAAAGCAAACATCGGAGTTGTTGGAATGGCCGTTATGGGTAAGAACCTGGCCCTTAACATCGAAAGCCGCGGCTACACCGTTGCGATTTATAACCGTTCCGCTTCTAAAACGGAACAAGTAATGAAGGACCACAGTGACAAGAACTTGATTCCTTCATACAACATTGAAGACTTCGTAAACTCAATTGAAGCTCCACGGACGATTTTGTTAATGGTTAAGGCTGGTGCTCCTACTGATGCCGTAATCAACGAAATTCTTCCATTGTTAGACAAGGGTGACACGTTAATCGATGGTGGTAACACGAACTTCCACGACACGATTGCCCGAAACAAAGAACTGGCTAAATCAGGAATTAACTTCATCGGAATGGGAGTTTCTGGTGGTGAATTAGGTGCCCTTCAAGGTCCTTCTTTGATGCCTGGTGGTCAAAAAGAAGCTTATGACCGGGTTGCCCCAATCTTAGAAAAGATTGCTGCTAAAGCCAAAGATGGCAAGCCATGTGTTGCTTACATCGGTCCAGATGGTGCTGGTCACTACGTTAAAATGGTCCACAACGGAATCGAATACGGTGACGAAGAGTTAATTGACGAATCATTTAACATCTTACGGAACGCCGCTGGTTACTCCGTTGACGACTTAGCTAAGATCTTCGCCGACTGGAACAAGGGTGAATTAAACAGTTACCTGATTGAAATCACTGCTGACATCTTAACTCGTAAAGATGACTTAGGTGACGACAAGAACAAGCCAATCGTTGACATGATTTTAGACCGTGGTGCTAACAAAGGTACTGGTAAGTGGTCTTCAGAAGATGCCTTAGACGAAGGTGCTCCTCAATCAGTAATTACGGAAGCCGTTTACGCTCGGTTCGTTTCCATGTTGAAGGACGAACGGATGGCTGCTGCTAAGGTATTGAACGGCCCATCAAAGAAACCAACTTACAACGGTGACGACATCGTGGAAGACATGCGTCAAGCTCTTTACTTCGGTAAGATCATGAGCTACGCCCAAGGTTTCGAACAAATGCGGATGGCTTCTGCCAGCCACGACTGGAACTTGAAGTACGGTGAATTAGCACAAATCTGGCGTGAAGGTTGTATCATCCGGGCTCAATTCTTAGACGAAATTACGAAAGCCTTTGAAAAGACCCCTGACTTGAACAACTTGTTAATGGATCCATTCTTTGGTGACATCGCTAACAAGTACCAAGACGCTGCTCGTCGTATCTTAGCCTTTGCTACTGAATACGGAATTCCAGTTCCATCATTAGCTGGTGCAGTTTCATACTTTGACTCATACCGGGCTGAAGTTCTCCCTGCTAACCTGTTACAAGCACAACGTGACTACTTCGGTGCTCACACGTACGAACGGGTTGACCGTCCAGGAAGCTTCCACTACCCATGGTACAAAGAACAGTAA
- the zwf gene encoding glucose-6-phosphate dehydrogenase, whose product MATETPTRALFMLFGGVGDLALRKLYPAIFNLYKKGSLSNDHFALIGLSRKSLTDDEFRAKIMDSIASEADSQDQAQEFASHFYWKSHDVNNKDHYSDLKELADQLEQKYETEGNRVFYVSMAPRFFGIVAQSLHDQGVLSTNGGFNRLVIEKPFGRDYESAKELNDALTSAFHENQIYRIDHYLGKETTEAIPVLRFGNPMIEAVWNHEYIKDVQITLAEKLGVEDRAGYYDTAGALRDMIQNHTLQIVSYLAMDQPNSFVDTEIRREKVKALQSMEIYDADGVKQNFVRGQYGAGPDSVPYREEPGVPSDSNNDTYAAGKIVFNNHRWGDTPFYIRSGKKLADKQGRIDIEFKKPLVDIFAKGTKQAPELQGNVLSFYIDPKIGITLSINTKNSEQGMHTETIDLGYLQSDHRAAKVPLPYERLFHDILTGDGTYFASWPEVAAAWKFVDPVQKLWDSEPGDFPNYESGSMGPKAADELLARDGNSWYWPNNVR is encoded by the coding sequence ATGGCAACTGAAACACCAACACGAGCATTATTCATGCTTTTCGGTGGAGTTGGTGACTTAGCATTGCGGAAGTTATACCCCGCTATCTTTAACCTCTATAAAAAAGGTAGCTTGAGTAACGACCATTTCGCTTTGATAGGTCTCTCCCGAAAATCACTAACCGACGACGAATTTCGCGCTAAGATCATGGACTCCATCGCTAGTGAAGCTGACAGTCAAGATCAAGCCCAAGAATTTGCCAGTCACTTTTACTGGAAATCTCACGACGTAAACAACAAGGATCACTACTCCGACCTAAAAGAGTTAGCTGATCAACTAGAACAAAAGTACGAAACCGAAGGAAACCGGGTCTTTTACGTTTCGATGGCGCCCCGATTCTTTGGTATCGTGGCTCAAAGCCTGCACGATCAAGGTGTACTTTCCACGAACGGTGGTTTCAACCGCTTAGTAATTGAAAAACCATTTGGTCGTGACTACGAATCCGCAAAGGAACTTAACGACGCTTTAACCAGTGCCTTTCACGAAAACCAAATCTACCGGATTGACCACTACTTAGGGAAGGAAACGACGGAAGCCATTCCAGTCCTCCGGTTTGGCAATCCGATGATTGAAGCCGTGTGGAACCACGAATACATCAAGGACGTTCAAATTACCCTGGCTGAAAAACTCGGGGTTGAAGATCGGGCTGGTTACTACGACACGGCTGGTGCATTGCGGGATATGATTCAAAACCACACCCTGCAAATCGTGAGCTATTTAGCCATGGACCAACCAAACTCCTTCGTTGACACGGAAATCCGGCGCGAAAAAGTCAAAGCCCTGCAAAGCATGGAAATTTACGATGCTGACGGAGTTAAACAAAACTTTGTGCGCGGTCAATACGGTGCTGGTCCTGATTCAGTTCCATACCGGGAAGAACCCGGCGTACCAAGCGATTCAAACAACGACACCTACGCCGCTGGAAAGATTGTCTTTAATAACCATCGGTGGGGCGACACGCCGTTCTACATTCGTTCCGGAAAGAAGCTGGCTGACAAGCAAGGCCGGATTGACATCGAATTCAAGAAGCCGTTGGTAGACATCTTTGCCAAGGGAACCAAGCAAGCTCCTGAATTACAAGGCAACGTGCTCTCCTTCTACATCGATCCCAAGATTGGCATTACGCTCAGCATCAACACCAAGAATTCCGAACAAGGGATGCACACGGAAACGATTGACCTAGGTTACTTACAATCCGACCACCGGGCTGCCAAAGTGCCGTTGCCATACGAACGGCTCTTCCACGACATTTTGACTGGTGACGGAACTTACTTCGCTAGCTGGCCAGAAGTAGCCGCCGCTTGGAAGTTCGTGGATCCCGTACAAAAACTGTGGGACAGCGAACCGGGTGACTTCCCGAACTACGAATCTGGTTCCATGGGGCCAAAGGCTGCCGACGAGTTATTAGCTCGGGATGGCAACAGCTGGTACTGGCCAAATAACGTTCGTTAA
- a CDS encoding aspartate-semialdehyde dehydrogenase, translated as MKEYNVAILGATGAVGTRMIQQLEQSSIPVKQVKLLASPRSAGKVLQFKGQDVTVEATTPESFDDVDIVLASAGGAASKQFLPEAVKRGAVAVDNTSAFRMDPEVPLVVPEVNEDAIAQHKGIIANPNCSTIQMVVALKPIFDVAGLKQIIVSTYQAGSGAGQTAIQELDDEAQQHLNGEPMTADIFPVKSEAHHYPLAFNLLPQIDVFEPDGSTHEEWKMVHETKKIMLGDMNDPKIKVNATCVRVPVVIGHGESVYFEVEDNTNLDAHKVQELIKHGDGLVLEDDPAEQLYPQPINAEGHTDTYVGRVREDPENPGAYNLWVVADNLLKGAAANTVEIAEKLVEHDLVRVPADYYGKE; from the coding sequence ATGAAGGAATATAACGTTGCGATTTTAGGAGCGACTGGAGCCGTAGGAACACGCATGATTCAACAACTGGAACAATCTTCGATTCCGGTTAAACAAGTTAAGCTATTGGCTTCACCACGTTCAGCGGGCAAAGTGTTGCAGTTTAAGGGTCAAGATGTGACGGTCGAAGCTACGACGCCTGAATCCTTTGACGACGTGGACATCGTCTTAGCATCTGCTGGAGGAGCTGCTTCCAAGCAATTTCTGCCCGAAGCCGTTAAACGCGGGGCGGTTGCCGTTGATAATACCAGCGCCTTTCGGATGGACCCAGAGGTACCATTGGTGGTGCCGGAAGTGAACGAGGATGCGATTGCCCAACACAAGGGAATCATCGCCAACCCGAACTGTTCCACGATTCAAATGGTGGTGGCTTTAAAACCAATCTTTGACGTAGCGGGTTTGAAGCAAATCATCGTTTCCACCTACCAAGCCGGTTCTGGAGCCGGACAAACGGCCATCCAAGAGTTAGATGACGAAGCCCAACAACATTTAAACGGAGAACCGATGACGGCGGACATTTTCCCCGTGAAGAGTGAAGCACATCACTACCCGTTGGCCTTTAATTTGTTGCCACAAATTGACGTGTTTGAACCAGATGGATCAACGCACGAAGAGTGGAAGATGGTCCACGAAACCAAGAAGATTATGCTTGGCGACATGAACGATCCGAAGATTAAGGTCAACGCGACCTGTGTTCGGGTGCCCGTTGTGATCGGTCATGGAGAATCAGTGTACTTTGAAGTGGAAGATAACACTAACCTGGATGCCCACAAGGTTCAAGAATTAATCAAGCACGGTGATGGCTTGGTCTTAGAGGATGATCCAGCCGAACAACTTTATCCACAACCGATTAACGCGGAAGGTCACACTGATACCTACGTGGGCCGGGTCCGGGAAGACCCCGAAAATCCCGGTGCTTACAACCTGTGGGTCGTAGCCGATAACCTCTTAAAGGGCGCCGCCGCAAACACCGTTGAAATTGCCGAAAAATTGGTGGAACATGATTTAGTGCGGGTCCCAGCGGATTACTACGGAAAAGAATAA
- the dapB gene encoding 4-hydroxy-tetrahydrodipicolinate reductase — protein MPTTVLVAGFRGSMGQKATAMIKRDPELELAAVYSPHLETTDPAAYDLPATTQVFNQLSAMDTPAQVWVDFSTPAGAFENAQFALEHGMTPIIGTSGLSDDQVAQLTKLAKEQHQAGLLVPNFGLSAVLLMQFAKQAAQYFPDAEIIEMHHADKKDSPSGTAVNTAKMIAAGRKQAPETVENPVETIPGARGANYEDVPIHAVRLPGYVAHEQVLFGGPGEALTIRQDSFDRESFMHGLNIAIKQVNRLKGFAVGLENVL, from the coding sequence ATGCCAACCACAGTTTTAGTAGCGGGCTTTCGGGGCTCCATGGGACAGAAAGCAACCGCGATGATTAAGCGAGATCCCGAATTAGAGTTAGCGGCCGTTTACAGTCCGCATCTAGAAACAACTGATCCGGCTGCCTACGATTTACCAGCCACCACGCAGGTTTTTAACCAGTTAAGTGCGATGGATACCCCGGCGCAGGTTTGGGTTGATTTTTCCACGCCAGCGGGAGCCTTTGAAAACGCCCAGTTCGCATTAGAACACGGCATGACGCCGATCATTGGAACCAGCGGGCTCAGCGATGACCAAGTCGCGCAGTTAACCAAACTCGCAAAAGAACAACACCAAGCCGGGTTATTAGTACCCAACTTTGGCTTATCTGCCGTCTTACTGATGCAATTTGCCAAGCAAGCCGCCCAGTACTTCCCGGATGCCGAAATTATCGAAATGCACCACGCTGATAAGAAGGATTCACCGTCTGGAACGGCCGTTAATACGGCCAAAATGATTGCTGCGGGTCGGAAACAAGCACCAGAAACGGTCGAGAATCCAGTCGAAACGATCCCCGGCGCACGAGGTGCGAACTACGAAGACGTTCCGATTCACGCCGTCCGGTTACCGGGTTACGTGGCGCACGAACAGGTACTCTTTGGGGGACCCGGAGAAGCACTAACGATTCGGCAGGATTCCTTTGACCGGGAATCCTTTATGCACGGTTTAAACATTGCCATTAAACAGGTTAACCGCCTGAAGGGCTTTGCCGTGGGATTAGAAAACGTGTTATAG
- a CDS encoding amino acid ABC transporter ATP-binding protein has translation MLKIQNLKKSYGSQVVFQNLNIEVPDGGILTVVGPSGIGKTTFLNILAGLSSADAGTIELNGKQLELSPNRRGTDVGVIFQDFNLFPQYTVAENVTLAPKVVKKENKQEYQQQCQELLKELDLSDKQASYPFQLSGGQKQRVAIARALAMKPGVLAYDEPTSGLDEESTNRVTEVIQKLQKRGVTQIVVTHDLPFAQSLNGQVLNFGTDVDR, from the coding sequence ATGTTAAAGATTCAGAACCTAAAGAAATCATACGGCTCCCAGGTCGTCTTTCAGAATTTAAACATTGAAGTCCCCGACGGTGGAATTTTAACGGTTGTCGGACCTTCTGGAATTGGGAAAACGACCTTTTTAAACATCCTCGCGGGTTTAAGTTCTGCGGATGCCGGGACGATCGAACTAAACGGAAAACAGTTAGAACTTAGCCCCAACCGCCGCGGCACAGATGTCGGCGTGATCTTTCAGGACTTTAACCTCTTTCCCCAGTACACGGTCGCTGAAAACGTGACGCTGGCCCCGAAAGTGGTTAAAAAGGAAAACAAACAAGAATATCAACAACAATGCCAGGAGTTACTAAAGGAGCTGGATTTAAGCGATAAACAAGCTTCCTATCCATTCCAACTCTCTGGAGGACAGAAGCAGCGGGTCGCGATTGCGCGGGCGTTAGCCATGAAACCCGGCGTATTAGCCTACGATGAACCAACTTCTGGACTGGATGAAGAATCGACTAACCGGGTCACAGAAGTGATTCAAAAGTTACAAAAACGGGGCGTGACGCAGATTGTGGTTACCCACGATTTGCCCTTTGCCCAAAGTTTGAACGGTCAGGTGTTGAACTTTGGAACGGACGTTGACCGTTAG
- a CDS encoding glycoside hydrolase family 13 protein: MQRTQPSWWQDEIIYEIYPRSFNDSNGDGIGDLPGITAKLDYLQELGVTMLWLAPVYRSPMVDMGYDIADYQAIDPVFGTMADMEELLSAAHDRGLKVIMDLVLNHTSDQHPWFQEALRDPTSPYRDYYIFKSAPAAQAPTNWRGIFGGSTWTAVPDDPETMYFHTFTAAQPDLNWENPELRQQLYRIINWWLAKGIAGFRLDAITHLKKDQDWENLPADGPDGLVSVTRKGLNRPGLGKFLQELKEATFAQHDSVTIGEAAGVRPDQLAEFVGPDGYFSMIFDFSYLNIDVVDANQWEQPRDWTVAELADTIFASQRAIQAAQVVFANVLENHDQNRALTKFIKNPADRTPAAAKVLATLSVFLPGVPVLYQGQELGMHNFTRHHIEDFNDVSSINNYQRLIKAGKTPDEALAIVNWRSRDNARVPMPWDDSRFGGFSTGTPWLKPGTFKRGINVAAEQADPESVLYYYQQLLRLQQQPQYRDVLRMGQFEPLASPATVIAYRRQNEQQQLLVLVNLERQPVSLDHRYQGRILLDNLSTEVSEKGTIIDQLAPQQALIMEEL, translated from the coding sequence ATGCAACGAACTCAACCATCCTGGTGGCAGGACGAAATTATTTACGAGATTTATCCGCGTTCCTTTAATGATAGTAACGGGGATGGAATTGGAGATCTGCCGGGGATTACGGCAAAATTAGATTATTTGCAAGAACTCGGCGTGACCATGCTGTGGCTCGCGCCCGTTTACCGATCGCCGATGGTCGACATGGGATATGATATTGCCGATTATCAAGCGATTGATCCGGTGTTTGGCACGATGGCAGACATGGAAGAGCTACTAAGCGCGGCCCACGACCGGGGTTTGAAGGTCATCATGGATTTAGTATTGAACCATACCTCAGACCAGCACCCGTGGTTTCAGGAAGCACTTCGTGATCCAACTAGTCCATACCGGGATTATTACATCTTTAAGTCCGCTCCGGCTGCCCAAGCTCCGACCAACTGGCGAGGTATCTTTGGGGGCTCGACTTGGACTGCGGTTCCTGATGATCCAGAAACGATGTACTTTCATACCTTTACGGCAGCGCAACCTGATTTGAATTGGGAAAATCCAGAATTGCGGCAACAGCTTTACCGCATCATTAACTGGTGGCTAGCAAAGGGAATTGCTGGCTTCCGACTAGATGCGATTACCCATTTAAAGAAGGATCAGGACTGGGAGAATCTGCCGGCCGATGGTCCCGATGGGTTAGTTAGCGTCACCCGGAAGGGGCTTAACCGTCCGGGGTTAGGTAAATTTTTACAAGAATTGAAAGAAGCCACTTTTGCCCAGCATGATTCCGTGACGATTGGGGAAGCCGCTGGGGTCCGGCCCGACCAACTAGCTGAATTTGTGGGTCCGGATGGCTATTTCTCCATGATCTTTGACTTTAGTTACCTTAATATTGACGTAGTGGATGCAAATCAGTGGGAGCAACCACGGGATTGGACCGTCGCAGAACTGGCTGACACCATCTTTGCGAGTCAACGAGCCATCCAAGCTGCGCAGGTCGTGTTTGCCAATGTTTTAGAAAATCACGACCAAAACCGGGCCCTGACCAAGTTTATTAAAAATCCCGCGGATCGAACTCCAGCAGCAGCCAAAGTCTTGGCAACTTTGTCGGTATTCCTTCCAGGGGTTCCAGTGCTTTATCAAGGACAGGAGCTGGGGATGCACAATTTTACGCGCCACCACATCGAGGACTTTAATGACGTTTCTTCCATTAATAACTATCAGCGCCTAATTAAAGCGGGTAAAACTCCTGATGAAGCACTAGCGATTGTTAACTGGCGCTCCCGCGATAACGCCCGGGTGCCAATGCCCTGGGATGACAGTCGCTTCGGGGGCTTTTCGACGGGAACGCCGTGGTTAAAACCAGGAACGTTCAAGCGCGGGATTAATGTGGCAGCTGAACAAGCTGATCCAGAGTCCGTGCTGTATTATTATCAGCAATTATTACGGTTGCAACAGCAGCCACAGTACCGGGACGTCCTCCGCATGGGTCAGTTTGAACCACTGGCTAGTCCAGCCACAGTGATTGCATATCGCCGGCAAAATGAGCAACAACAGTTATTGGTGTTGGTGAACCTGGAGCGGCAGCCCGTTTCGCTAGACCATAGGTATCAAGGCCGGATTCTTTTGGACAATTTAAGCACTGAAGTAAGCGAGAAAGGGACAATTATTGACCAATTAGCCCCCCAACAAGCCCTGATTATGGAAGAATTGTGA